From the genome of Bosea sp. Tri-49, one region includes:
- a CDS encoding Bug family tripartite tricarboxylate transporter substrate binding protein, translated as MLTSFIKRGAVAAVALAGLTTAAFAQMELKIMAPAAPGGGWDGTARSMQQALTAAGIAKSVQVTNVTGAGGTIGLAQLIGAKGDGHQLMVNGFVMVGAILLNKSPVNLTQTTPIARLTAEALVIVVPTDSPVKNAKDLADRVKADPAKVTWAGGSAGGADHILAALFAEAAGGDAKKINYIPFSGGGEALAAMLGGRVTAGISGYGEFEGQIKAGKLRVIGVSASKRLENAPDAPTLKEGGVNLELLNWRSVVAPPGLSDAQKKDLSGAVEKLVKSKEWTEILKARGWDDAYLGAAEFDSFLKTETVRVEKVMKDVGLVK; from the coding sequence ATGCTGACGTCCTTCATCAAGCGCGGGGCCGTAGCCGCCGTCGCGCTCGCAGGCCTCACCACGGCCGCCTTCGCCCAGATGGAACTGAAGATCATGGCTCCGGCAGCCCCGGGCGGCGGCTGGGACGGCACGGCGCGCTCGATGCAGCAGGCGCTGACGGCCGCCGGCATCGCCAAGAGCGTCCAGGTCACCAACGTCACCGGCGCCGGCGGCACCATCGGCCTCGCCCAGCTGATCGGCGCCAAGGGCGACGGCCACCAGCTGATGGTCAACGGCTTCGTGATGGTCGGCGCGATCCTGCTCAACAAATCGCCGGTGAACCTGACGCAGACCACACCGATCGCACGGCTCACGGCCGAGGCGCTGGTCATCGTCGTGCCGACGGATTCGCCGGTCAAGAACGCCAAGGACCTTGCCGACCGCGTCAAGGCCGATCCGGCCAAGGTGACCTGGGCCGGCGGCTCGGCCGGCGGCGCCGACCACATCCTCGCCGCCCTCTTCGCGGAAGCCGCCGGCGGCGACGCGAAGAAGATCAACTACATCCCGTTCTCGGGCGGCGGCGAAGCGCTTGCCGCCATGCTGGGCGGCCGCGTGACCGCTGGCATCTCGGGCTATGGCGAGTTCGAAGGCCAGATCAAGGCCGGCAAGCTGCGCGTGATCGGCGTCAGCGCCAGCAAGCGCCTGGAGAACGCTCCGGATGCCCCGACCCTGAAGGAAGGTGGCGTCAACCTCGAGCTCCTGAACTGGCGCTCGGTCGTTGCTCCCCCCGGCCTCAGCGACGCGCAGAAGAAGGATCTCTCCGGCGCGGTCGAAAAGCTGGTCAAGTCGAAGGAATGGACCGAGATCCTCAAGGCCCGCGGCTGGGATGACGCCTATCTCGGCGCAGCCGAGTTCGACAGCTTCCTGAAGACCGAGACAGTCCGCGTCGAGAAGGTGATGAAGGATGTCGGCCTGGTGAAGTGA
- a CDS encoding LysR family transcriptional regulator — MNDLATGLPPLSAVRAFEAAARHGSFTRAAVELGMTQAAVSYQIKLLEERLGLPLFQRQARRVVLTEAGDRLASSVMDSFDGLRAAFAAVTQTAEGVLSIQALPTIASNWLVPRLGLFQCENPGLAVRMVTQVGPHDPQRDDCDVAIHRGGGQWPGLEAHWLMKSEFTPLCGPNLFRDLGRPPQPSDLLGVNRIGKTEAWDRWFAAAGVNSEATSVEPRFDLAVQQLEVTAALASNGAAMCSPIFFRRELCEGLLIQPFDLMLAGGHDYWLTYPVRRRTARKISLFRDWLLEQARELPAISSGPSSPASPESAARRKDYSCPA; from the coding sequence ATGAATGACCTGGCGACAGGCCTGCCGCCGCTGAGCGCGGTCCGCGCCTTCGAGGCGGCGGCGCGCCATGGCAGCTTCACTCGTGCCGCGGTCGAGCTCGGCATGACGCAGGCGGCGGTGAGCTATCAGATCAAGCTGCTGGAGGAGCGCCTCGGCCTCCCACTATTCCAGCGCCAGGCGCGCCGGGTCGTCCTGACCGAGGCGGGCGACCGCCTGGCGTCGTCGGTAATGGATTCCTTCGATGGATTGCGCGCGGCTTTCGCCGCGGTGACGCAGACGGCCGAGGGCGTGCTCTCGATCCAGGCGCTGCCGACCATTGCCTCGAACTGGCTGGTGCCGCGCCTCGGCCTGTTTCAGTGCGAGAATCCTGGGCTGGCGGTGAGGATGGTCACGCAGGTCGGCCCGCACGATCCGCAGCGCGACGATTGCGACGTTGCCATCCACCGTGGCGGCGGTCAGTGGCCAGGGTTGGAGGCGCACTGGCTGATGAAGAGCGAGTTCACCCCGCTTTGTGGGCCGAACCTGTTTCGCGATCTTGGCCGGCCGCCGCAGCCTTCCGACCTGCTGGGTGTGAACCGCATCGGAAAGACCGAGGCCTGGGATCGCTGGTTCGCAGCCGCTGGCGTCAATTCCGAGGCGACGTCGGTAGAGCCGCGCTTTGACCTCGCCGTGCAGCAGCTCGAAGTGACGGCCGCGCTCGCCAGCAATGGCGCGGCCATGTGCTCGCCGATCTTCTTCCGGCGCGAGCTTTGCGAAGGGCTGCTGATCCAGCCCTTCGACCTTATGCTCGCTGGCGGCCACGACTATTGGCTGACCTACCCGGTGCGGCGCCGGACGGCACGCAAGATCAGCCTGTTCCGCGACTGGCTGCTGGAGCAGGCGCGCGAACTCCCGGCTATTTCGTCAGGCCCTTCTTCGCCAGCCAGTCCTGAATCAGCTGCGCGACGGAAAGATTATTCTTGTCCAGCATGA
- a CDS encoding DUF2059 domain-containing protein, with product MIRHSLAGALFSLALFMVPAHAQQAPTPEHLKAAREVVISSGLSQSFESIYAEFTAGVRQNIGSTRPELKKDMDEVLTALKAEADLRRDEIVDGSARIFASKMTEADLKDVAAFFNSPVGQRYNSYRPQVIDEIFALLQPWSTATSNRLFDLFQAEMRKRGHQL from the coding sequence ATGATCCGTCACAGCCTGGCAGGCGCGCTTTTTTCGCTGGCGTTGTTCATGGTGCCCGCACACGCGCAGCAGGCGCCGACGCCGGAGCATCTCAAGGCTGCCCGCGAGGTCGTGATCTCTTCCGGCCTGTCGCAGTCCTTCGAGTCGATCTACGCCGAATTCACCGCCGGTGTCCGGCAGAACATCGGCTCGACCCGGCCCGAGCTGAAGAAGGACATGGACGAGGTCCTGACCGCGCTCAAGGCCGAGGCCGATCTCCGGCGCGACGAGATCGTCGACGGCTCGGCCCGGATTTTTGCCAGCAAGATGACCGAGGCCGACCTCAAGGACGTCGCGGCTTTCTTCAACTCGCCCGTCGGCCAGCGCTACAATTCCTATCGTCCGCAGGTGATCGATGAGATATTCGCGTTGCTGCAGCCCTGGAGCACCGCGACCAGCAACCGGCTTTTCGACCTCTTCCAGGCCGAGATGCGCAAGCGCGGCCATCAGCTCTGA
- the gor gene encoding glutathione-disulfide reductase — protein MAEFNVDLFVIGAGSGGTRAARIAAGHGARVMIAEEDRIGGTCVIRGCVPKKLFVYASRFADEFEDAAGFGWNIGKPEFDWPTLRDAVANEVTRLSGLYRKGLDAAMVEIREERAVVEGPHAVRLQKSGKVVSARHILVATGGHPAFEPPIPGGELGISSNEVFHLPSLPKRMLVVGGGYIALEFASVFARLGVAVTLLHRGDNVLRGFDEDLRSRLRDALGHAGITLRLGCTVNRIELLPDGSRRAHCAHGAPIDADVVLVATGRRPNTAGLGLEAAGVKLGPTGQVLVDAASLSNVQSIAAVGDVTDRVNLTPVAIREGHAFADSTFGGKPWTVDHALVASAVFTTPELGSVGLTEQQALATGRQLRIFETGFRAMKATISGRDERIYMKLVVDAETDRVVGVHILGHDAGEIVQSVAIAVTMGATKADFDRTVALHPSAAEELVTMRTPRKSAL, from the coding sequence ATGGCTGAGTTCAACGTCGATCTCTTCGTCATCGGCGCGGGATCGGGCGGTACGCGCGCCGCCCGCATCGCCGCCGGCCATGGTGCCCGCGTGATGATCGCCGAGGAGGACCGCATCGGCGGCACCTGCGTCATCCGCGGTTGCGTGCCGAAGAAGCTCTTCGTCTATGCCAGCCGCTTCGCCGACGAGTTCGAGGATGCCGCTGGCTTTGGTTGGAACATCGGCAAGCCGGAATTCGACTGGCCGACGCTGCGCGATGCCGTCGCCAATGAGGTGACGCGGCTCTCCGGCCTCTATCGCAAGGGGCTCGACGCCGCGATGGTCGAGATTCGCGAGGAGCGCGCCGTCGTCGAAGGGCCGCATGCGGTCCGGCTCCAGAAGAGCGGCAAGGTGGTCAGCGCCCGCCATATCCTTGTCGCCACCGGCGGTCATCCGGCCTTCGAGCCGCCGATCCCCGGCGGCGAGCTCGGCATCTCCTCGAACGAGGTCTTCCATCTGCCGAGCCTGCCCAAGCGCATGCTCGTCGTCGGCGGCGGCTACATCGCCCTCGAATTCGCCAGCGTCTTCGCGCGGCTCGGCGTCGCGGTCACGCTGCTGCATCGCGGCGACAATGTCCTGCGCGGCTTCGACGAGGATCTGCGCTCGCGCCTGCGCGATGCGCTCGGCCATGCCGGCATCACGCTGCGTCTTGGCTGCACGGTCAATCGCATCGAGTTGCTGCCGGACGGCTCGCGCCGCGCTCATTGCGCCCATGGCGCGCCGATCGATGCGGATGTCGTCCTCGTCGCGACAGGGCGCCGTCCGAACACGGCCGGGCTCGGCCTCGAGGCGGCCGGTGTCAAGCTCGGCCCGACCGGCCAAGTCCTGGTCGATGCCGCCTCGCTCTCCAATGTCCAATCGATCGCTGCTGTCGGAGACGTCACCGACCGCGTCAACCTGACTCCTGTCGCGATCCGCGAGGGCCACGCCTTCGCCGACTCGACCTTCGGCGGCAAGCCATGGACGGTCGACCATGCGCTCGTCGCGTCGGCCGTATTTACCACGCCGGAGCTCGGCAGTGTCGGTCTCACCGAGCAGCAGGCGCTGGCGACGGGCCGTCAGCTGCGCATCTTCGAGACCGGCTTCCGGGCAATGAAGGCGACGATCTCGGGCCGCGACGAGCGCATCTACATGAAGCTCGTCGTCGATGCCGAGACCGACCGGGTCGTTGGCGTCCACATCCTCGGCCATGACGCCGGCGAGATCGTCCAGTCGGTCGCGATCGCCGTCACCATGGGTGCGACCAAGGCCGATTTCGATCGGACCGTCGCGCTGCATCCGAGCGCGGCCGAGGAACTCGTCACTATGCGCACGCCGCGCAAGAGTGCGCTCTGA
- a CDS encoding tripartite tricarboxylate transporter permease: METLLSLANGFSVALEPSKLLFCLIGVFLGTAVGVLPGIGPALTVALLLPVTFKLDPAGSLIMFAGIYYGGMYGGSTTAILLNAPGESASLATALEGSKMAKAGRGGPALATAAIGSFVAGLIATIGLAFLAPWLVELAVKFGPWDYFALMIVAFVTVSATFGDSPLRGLTSLFLGMLLGLIGIDKLTGQARLTFGVPELLNGVEVTTLAVGLFAVGEALYVASKRWREPEEIIPIKGSLWMSKQDWKRSWAPWLRGTAFGFPIGALPAGGAEVPTFLSYSTEKKLCKYPEEFGKGAIEGVAGPEAANNASAAGTLVPLLTLGLPTSATAAIMLAGFQQYGLNPGPLLFAEKPDLVWGLIASLFVANVMLVILNLPLIGLWVRLLAIPQPWLYAGILVFATMGTLAVNPSPVELGMLFGFGYLGYLMRRYDYPVAPMVVGLILGPMAEAQLRRALQISLGDPMILLENPISATLLGIAFIALVAPFVMSGLNKFKAAED; encoded by the coding sequence ATGGAAACCCTGCTCTCGCTCGCCAACGGCTTCTCCGTCGCCCTCGAGCCCTCCAAGCTGCTGTTCTGCCTGATCGGCGTCTTCCTCGGCACCGCCGTCGGCGTGCTGCCCGGCATCGGCCCGGCGCTCACCGTGGCACTGCTGCTGCCGGTCACCTTCAAGCTCGATCCGGCCGGCTCGCTGATCATGTTCGCCGGCATCTACTATGGCGGCATGTATGGCGGCTCGACCACCGCGATTCTGCTCAACGCTCCCGGCGAGAGTGCCTCGCTCGCGACCGCGCTCGAAGGCTCGAAGATGGCCAAGGCCGGCCGCGGCGGCCCGGCCCTGGCGACGGCGGCGATCGGTTCGTTCGTCGCCGGCCTGATCGCCACGATCGGCCTCGCCTTCCTGGCGCCCTGGCTGGTCGAGCTCGCGGTCAAGTTCGGACCCTGGGACTATTTCGCCCTGATGATCGTCGCCTTCGTCACGGTGTCCGCGACCTTCGGCGATTCCCCCCTGCGCGGCCTGACCAGCCTGTTCCTCGGCATGCTGCTCGGGCTCATCGGCATCGACAAGCTGACCGGCCAGGCGCGTCTGACCTTCGGCGTGCCGGAACTGCTCAACGGCGTCGAGGTGACGACGCTGGCAGTCGGCCTGTTCGCCGTGGGCGAAGCGCTCTACGTCGCCTCGAAGCGCTGGCGCGAGCCGGAAGAGATCATCCCGATCAAGGGCTCGCTCTGGATGAGCAAGCAGGACTGGAAGCGCTCCTGGGCACCCTGGCTGCGCGGCACCGCCTTCGGCTTCCCGATCGGCGCGCTGCCAGCAGGCGGCGCCGAGGTTCCGACCTTCCTCAGCTATTCGACCGAGAAGAAGCTCTGCAAATATCCGGAGGAATTCGGCAAGGGCGCGATCGAGGGCGTCGCCGGACCGGAGGCGGCCAACAACGCCTCCGCCGCCGGCACGCTGGTGCCGCTGCTGACGCTCGGCCTGCCAACCTCCGCAACGGCTGCGATCATGCTCGCCGGCTTCCAGCAATACGGCCTCAACCCCGGCCCGCTGCTCTTCGCCGAGAAGCCCGACCTGGTCTGGGGCCTGATCGCCTCGCTCTTCGTCGCCAACGTCATGCTGGTGATCCTGAACCTGCCGCTGATCGGGCTCTGGGTCCGGCTGCTGGCGATCCCGCAGCCCTGGCTCTATGCCGGCATCCTGGTCTTCGCGACCATGGGCACGCTCGCGGTCAACCCCTCGCCGGTCGAGCTCGGCATGCTCTTCGGCTTCGGCTATCTCGGCTATCTGATGCGGCGCTACGATTATCCGGTCGCGCCGATGGTGGTCGGACTGATCCTCGGGCCGATGGCGGAGGCGCAATTGCGCCGCGCGCTGCAGATCAGTCTCGGCGATCCGATGATCCTGCTCGAGAACCCGATCTCGGCAACGCTGCTCGGCATCGCCTTCATCGCACTGGTCGCACCCTTCGTGATGAGCGGGCTGAACAAGTTCAAGGCGGCGGAAGACTAG
- a CDS encoding APC family permease — MSDTTLPPSAVQTEGAEPSLHRVMGPWLLLLFIVGDILGTGIYALTGQVAKQVGGVVWLPFLVAFVVAMITAFSYLELVTKYPRAAGAALYTHKAFGIHFITFIVAFAVMCSGITSASTASRAFAANMSHAFGLNLAGGIGITIVGLAFMALVAAINFRGVGESVKANVVLTCVELTGLLIVIFVGLWAIAAGQGDVSRITQFKPAGDGGLFWPVIAATTLAFFAMVGFEDSVNMAEETKDPTRTFPKILLAGLVITGTIYVLVSISAITLVSPEQLGEGETPLLKVVAAGAPNFPIWIFGFITMFAVANSALINMLMASRLVYGMSREHVLPPALGKVHPTRRSPYVAIGFTTLLAFALITFVGEVPALGGTTALLLLCVFTVVNIAVLMLRKDTVEHEHFRTPTILPIAGAISCAFFAGPWTGRDPVQYKIAGILIGIGIVLWFVTVMVNRAAGVRPSDPTVEDLGRGGPVN; from the coding sequence ATGAGCGACACGACGCTACCCCCGTCCGCCGTACAAACCGAAGGCGCCGAACCCAGCCTCCATCGCGTGATGGGGCCATGGCTGCTGCTGCTCTTCATCGTCGGCGACATTCTCGGCACCGGCATCTACGCGCTCACCGGCCAGGTGGCGAAACAGGTCGGCGGCGTCGTCTGGCTGCCCTTCCTGGTCGCCTTCGTCGTCGCGATGATCACGGCGTTCAGCTATCTCGAACTGGTGACGAAGTATCCGCGCGCCGCTGGCGCCGCGCTCTATACGCACAAGGCCTTCGGCATCCACTTCATCACCTTCATCGTCGCCTTCGCCGTGATGTGCTCGGGCATCACATCGGCCTCGACCGCCTCGCGTGCTTTCGCCGCCAACATGTCGCACGCTTTCGGGCTGAACCTCGCTGGCGGAATCGGCATCACCATCGTTGGCCTCGCCTTCATGGCGCTGGTCGCCGCGATCAATTTCCGCGGTGTCGGCGAGAGCGTGAAGGCCAATGTCGTCCTCACCTGCGTCGAGCTGACCGGCCTACTGATTGTGATCTTCGTCGGCCTGTGGGCGATCGCCGCCGGCCAGGGCGACGTCTCGCGCATCACGCAGTTCAAGCCGGCGGGCGATGGCGGCCTGTTCTGGCCTGTGATCGCGGCGACGACCCTCGCCTTCTTCGCCATGGTCGGCTTTGAGGACTCGGTCAACATGGCCGAGGAAACCAAGGACCCGACACGAACCTTCCCGAAGATCCTGCTCGCCGGCCTTGTCATCACCGGCACGATCTACGTGCTGGTGTCGATCTCAGCCATCACACTGGTCTCGCCCGAACAGCTCGGCGAAGGCGAGACGCCGCTGCTCAAGGTGGTCGCGGCCGGTGCGCCCAACTTCCCGATCTGGATCTTCGGCTTCATCACCATGTTCGCGGTCGCCAACAGCGCCCTGATCAACATGCTGATGGCGAGCCGGCTGGTCTACGGCATGAGCCGCGAGCACGTGCTGCCGCCGGCGCTCGGCAAGGTCCATCCGACGCGCCGCAGCCCTTACGTCGCGATCGGCTTCACCACGCTGCTCGCCTTCGCGCTGATCACCTTCGTCGGTGAGGTGCCGGCGCTGGGCGGCACGACCGCGCTGCTGCTGCTCTGCGTCTTCACGGTCGTCAACATCGCCGTGCTGATGCTGCGCAAGGACACGGTCGAGCACGAGCACTTCCGCACGCCGACGATCCTGCCGATCGCCGGGGCGATCTCCTGCGCCTTTTTTGCCGGTCCCTGGACCGGGCGCGACCCGGTCCAGTACAAGATCGCCGGCATCCTGATCGGCATCGGCATCGTGCTCTGGTTCGTCACCGTGATGGTCAACCGCGCCGCTGGCGTGCGGCCGAGCGACCCGACGGTGGAAGACCTCGGCAGAGGCGGGCCGGTGAACTGA
- a CDS encoding O-antigen ligase family protein: MPLAMWLANRSAPLMLGLAAAAFLGAALLSEPAGASIARLRRLLTAQVALAIAAFLAWALISIGWSHKLSGSLQAWGELVLPIGFALAIAASGQWRPTLPLLRALALAIIAAAVLVMIELASGLSQRAALGTGKMMSFVFNRPAIVLLLLAVPTAHALWSRSAGWLDRVLAALLAAAVVVFVFRSESEAAKLGALVLILCWAFAAIVPRVALAATALAFVLTMAIAPWLGPIAEKLVPSFVLNRLDVMSAQARIDIWDSFGEVARARPIAGAGFGTSATMHEHKVAAEVSAEHRVLLGVGHPHDMPLQAWAETGVIGAGLLTLAGLLLLARLRQLPAVELAPRLAIFTAAFSIATVGHGAWQGWWIAGLGAATLWFAMDAAPRQGDAHG; encoded by the coding sequence ATGCCGCTTGCGATGTGGCTGGCGAACCGCTCCGCGCCGCTGATGCTCGGCCTCGCCGCCGCGGCTTTCCTTGGTGCGGCGCTGTTGTCGGAGCCGGCGGGTGCGAGCATCGCGCGCCTGCGTCGGCTGCTCACAGCGCAGGTGGCGCTTGCAATCGCCGCCTTCCTCGCCTGGGCCTTGATCTCGATCGGCTGGAGCCACAAGCTTTCTGGGTCCCTGCAGGCCTGGGGAGAACTGGTCCTGCCGATTGGGTTCGCGCTAGCGATCGCGGCGTCCGGGCAATGGCGGCCGACGCTGCCCCTTTTGCGCGCGCTTGCCTTGGCCATCATCGCCGCCGCTGTACTCGTAATGATCGAACTCGCCTCCGGTCTGTCCCAGCGCGCCGCGCTCGGCACCGGCAAGATGATGAGTTTCGTCTTCAACCGCCCGGCGATCGTCCTCCTCTTGCTCGCCGTACCGACTGCCCACGCGCTCTGGTCGCGGTCGGCGGGGTGGCTCGACCGCGTCCTGGCCGCCTTGCTGGCGGCTGCCGTCGTCGTCTTTGTCTTCCGCTCGGAAAGCGAGGCCGCCAAGCTCGGCGCGCTCGTGTTGATCCTCTGCTGGGCCTTCGCCGCCATCGTGCCGCGTGTCGCGCTCGCGGCGACCGCGCTCGCCTTCGTCCTGACCATGGCGATCGCCCCGTGGCTCGGTCCAATCGCCGAAAAGCTGGTGCCGTCCTTCGTGCTCAATCGGCTTGATGTCATGAGCGCCCAGGCGCGTATCGACATCTGGGACAGTTTCGGCGAGGTGGCGCGAGCCCGGCCGATCGCCGGCGCCGGCTTCGGCACTTCGGCGACCATGCATGAACACAAGGTGGCGGCGGAGGTTTCGGCTGAGCATAGGGTGTTGCTGGGGGTGGGCCATCCGCACGACATGCCCCTGCAGGCCTGGGCGGAGACCGGTGTCATCGGCGCTGGCCTGCTGACGCTCGCCGGCCTTTTGCTGCTTGCTCGGCTGCGGCAGTTGCCAGCCGTGGAGCTGGCGCCGCGCCTCGCCATCTTCACCGCGGCGTTCTCGATCGCAACCGTCGGACACGGGGCCTGGCAAGGCTGGTGGATCGCCGGGCTCGGCGCCGCCACTCTCTGGTTCGCTATGGATGCCGCGCCGCGGCAGGGAGACGCTCATGGCTGA
- a CDS encoding tripartite tricarboxylate transporter TctB family protein, with protein MSRSFDRPALVVGLLLLAAAAIVAFDASRQTITSNYGVGPTAMPYVVCIGLTVLGLAHFIVAFKDGLPKPEEADRKALLWIIGGLVGLVACIALGGGFIIATAIIFACTARGFGRDALVVDIVIGAVLGTIIYVVFLKLLTLSLPAGPLEALLS; from the coding sequence ATGTCCCGCTCCTTCGACCGCCCCGCCCTCGTCGTCGGGCTCCTTCTCCTGGCGGCAGCGGCGATCGTCGCCTTCGACGCCTCGCGCCAGACGATCACCTCGAACTATGGGGTCGGGCCAACGGCGATGCCCTATGTCGTCTGCATCGGCCTCACCGTACTCGGGCTGGCGCACTTCATCGTTGCCTTCAAGGACGGGTTGCCGAAGCCGGAAGAGGCCGACCGCAAAGCTCTGCTCTGGATCATCGGCGGCTTGGTCGGGCTCGTCGCCTGCATCGCGCTCGGCGGCGGCTTCATCATCGCCACCGCGATCATCTTCGCCTGCACGGCGCGCGGCTTCGGACGCGATGCGCTTGTTGTCGACATCGTCATCGGGGCGGTGCTCGGCACCATCATCTATGTGGTCTTCCTCAAGCTCCTGACCCTGTCATTGCCGGCCGGGCCGCTCGAAGCGCTGCTGAGCTGA
- a CDS encoding esterase produces the protein MKRHILAAAFGLACSLGSAQAQQAQEPISLRGMGSFHVGGKLVELSGRPVKDVVFTPGGTPARVDPNGTYQTGQMYVQYFLPQNEKGSVPLLLWHGGGMTGVNYETTPDGRQGWLEFFLRKGWSVYNSDAVERGRSGWAMYPDVIPGEPVFLTTANPFERFRIGASGGYDGDAAKRKYLPGSQFPAEGYDNFVKQIVPRWTSTDQMIIDAYIAEVDKVCPCVIAFHSQSGQFGFKVAQARPDKVKALIAVEPAGIGDPAKAAALKDIPVLMVFGDYIEQDARWPTIRKTATDFGDKISAAGGSVEVVNLPTVGIKGNSHMLMLDKNNLSVAQLIQDWLAKKGLTK, from the coding sequence ATGAAGCGTCATATTCTGGCGGCCGCTTTCGGCCTGGCATGCAGCCTTGGATCGGCACAGGCCCAGCAGGCGCAGGAGCCGATCTCGCTGCGGGGAATGGGCTCCTTCCATGTCGGCGGCAAGCTGGTCGAGCTCTCCGGCCGGCCGGTCAAGGACGTCGTGTTCACCCCGGGCGGCACGCCGGCCCGCGTCGACCCGAACGGCACCTACCAGACCGGGCAGATGTATGTGCAGTACTTCCTGCCTCAGAACGAGAAAGGCAGCGTGCCGCTCCTGCTCTGGCATGGCGGCGGCATGACCGGCGTCAATTACGAGACGACGCCTGACGGGCGCCAGGGCTGGCTCGAATTCTTCCTGCGCAAGGGCTGGTCGGTCTACAACTCCGACGCGGTCGAGCGCGGGCGCTCGGGCTGGGCGATGTATCCCGACGTGATCCCTGGCGAGCCGGTGTTCCTGACCACGGCGAATCCGTTCGAGCGCTTCCGCATCGGTGCGAGCGGCGGCTATGACGGCGATGCGGCCAAGCGCAAATACCTGCCAGGCAGCCAGTTCCCGGCCGAAGGCTACGACAACTTCGTCAAGCAGATCGTGCCGCGCTGGACCTCCACCGACCAGATGATCATCGACGCCTATATCGCCGAGGTCGACAAGGTCTGCCCCTGCGTGATCGCCTTCCACAGCCAGTCCGGCCAGTTCGGCTTCAAGGTGGCGCAGGCTCGGCCCGACAAGGTCAAGGCGCTGATCGCGGTCGAGCCGGCCGGCATCGGCGACCCGGCCAAGGCAGCGGCGCTGAAGGACATCCCCGTCCTGATGGTGTTCGGCGACTATATCGAGCAGGACGCGCGCTGGCCGACGATCCGCAAGACCGCGACCGATTTCGGCGACAAGATCAGCGCCGCCGGCGGCTCGGTCGAGGTCGTCAACCTGCCCACCGTCGGCATCAAGGGCAATTCGCACATGCTCATGCTGGACAAGAATAATCTTTCCGTCGCGCAGCTGATTCAGGACTGGCTGGCGAAGAAGGGCCTGACGAAATAG
- the rpiA gene encoding ribose-5-phosphate isomerase RpiA — protein MRLGLGTGSTAKLFVDGLGAKVAAGLEVLCVATSEATQAQALGLGIPMSTLDETPELDLTIDGADELDSALRLIKGGGAAHLREKIVAAASKRMIVIADTGKQVETLGRFPLPIEVVPFGLEATRRAVAAAIASAGAHGELILRKRPDGSTLLTDGGHYILDAHLGRIELPEVLGLALNQVPGVVEHGLFLGLATAAFLAGADGVRVLGDPAAERR, from the coding sequence ATGCGTCTCGGCCTCGGCACCGGCTCGACCGCGAAGCTCTTCGTCGACGGGCTCGGGGCGAAGGTCGCTGCCGGCCTGGAGGTGCTTTGTGTCGCGACCTCGGAGGCAACGCAGGCGCAGGCGCTCGGTCTCGGTATCCCGATGTCGACCCTCGACGAGACGCCAGAGCTCGACCTCACCATCGACGGCGCCGACGAACTCGACAGCGCCTTGCGGCTGATCAAGGGCGGCGGCGCCGCGCATCTGCGCGAGAAGATCGTTGCCGCCGCTTCGAAGCGCATGATCGTGATCGCCGACACCGGCAAACAGGTCGAGACGCTCGGCCGCTTCCCGCTGCCGATCGAGGTCGTGCCCTTCGGGCTCGAGGCGACGCGCCGGGCGGTTGCTGCTGCGATCGCTTCGGCCGGCGCGCATGGCGAGCTCATTCTGCGAAAGCGTCCCGATGGTTCGACGCTGCTGACCGATGGCGGCCACTACATCCTCGACGCGCATCTTGGCCGGATCGAATTGCCCGAGGTGCTGGGGCTGGCACTCAACCAGGTTCCCGGGGTGGTCGAGCACGGCTTGTTTCTCGGCCTGGCGACGGCGGCCTTCCTCGCCGGAGCCGACGGCGTCCGCGTCCTCGGCGATCCTGCCGCCGAGCGCCGTTGA